Within Syntrophorhabdaceae bacterium, the genomic segment ATCTCTCAAAACACCCGGTGTTGAAACAAAGGAAGCGCAGATCTCCTTCAGGGTATTTTCTATGATAATCTTTTTGTCGTGCAGGTATGTAGAGAGATCCACTATTCTTCCTGTAAAAACGGTTTTTTCTCTATGGCGCCATCTTCTTTTTTTATCAGTATTTCGACCTTTTTCTCTATTTCATCGAGTCTTTTTGAGAGTTCTTTGGTCAACGTAAGCCCTTCCTTGAAAAGGTTCAGGGCTTCATCAAGGGGAATCTTACCATCATCAAGGGTCTTGACAATGTTCTCAAGTTTTTTCAGTCCATCTTCGAATTTCATGTAAGTTCTTATTATAGAATTTCATATCCTCCATTGCAAGTATTTCGTATAACAATAGCTCACAACAAGAAAAACAGCTCTTAGTGCATAGCAAGAAAAATCAGGTTAAGGTTGAGGTTGAGAGAAACAGGGTGAGCTTAACCTTAGCCTCAACCTTAGCCTGTTTTTTACTGATAACTGATAGCAGTATCAAGCGAGAAATCCAGCATCAAGTACCCGGTATCCCAGCACCAAGTATCCAGTAGCGCATCATTTTATGGTAAAATATATGTATCATGAATATTCGCTACGGTGTAAGCGAGACGATCGGCTGGCGGGAGAGCATGGAGGATGAGCACGCAATCTACGAAAGACCCGAAGAACATCTTTTCGGAGCCGAGATATATGATGGCCATGGTGGTAAGACTGCATCACGTATAGCCGTCGAGATGCTCACGCCTTATTTCATGCACAACAGGGCACGGGAAATGGGAAAATCACTGCGGGATCGACGGAAGGACACCGATCTCTTGAGGGATGCCTACCTGGCCGTCGATAATCACCTCCTCGAGAGGCACATACAAAGCGGTACGACAGCGGCTCATTTTTATATTATGGAAGACCGTTTCATTGCAGCCAATGCAGGGGATACGAGGGTTATCATCGGGACGGAAGGCAATGTGATTGTCCTTACTGTTGACCACAAGCCCACCCTATCCGGTGAGACCGGGAGAATCGAGGCCCTCGGTGGAGAGGTGACGCGTATCGGGACGCCGAGGGTGCAGGGGGTACTTGCTGTAAGCAGGGCCCTGGGAGATTTACATCTGAAACCATATGTGATCGCCGAACCGAGGGTTGCAGAAGGGTATCTTGGAAAGGAGAATGATTATGCAGTCCTTGCCTGTGATGGTGTCTGGGACGTCCTAACGCCGGAAGATGTTATCCGGGAGGTAAGACAGTCAACGGATCCTCAGAAAGGGGCCGATAGGATAGTCAAAAAGGCCCTCGATCACGGGAGCACCGATAATATCATCGTCATTGTCATCGACCTGAGGGAATATACTGGCCGCA encodes:
- the xseB gene encoding exodeoxyribonuclease VII small subunit; amino-acid sequence: MKFEDGLKKLENIVKTLDDGKIPLDEALNLFKEGLTLTKELSKRLDEIEKKVEILIKKEDGAIEKKPFLQEE
- a CDS encoding PP2C family serine/threonine-protein phosphatase translates to MNIRYGVSETIGWRESMEDEHAIYERPEEHLFGAEIYDGHGGKTASRIAVEMLTPYFMHNRAREMGKSLRDRRKDTDLLRDAYLAVDNHLLERHIQSGTTAAHFYIMEDRFIAANAGDTRVIIGTEGNVIVLTVDHKPTLSGETGRIEALGGEVTRIGTPRVQGVLAVSRALGDLHLKPYVIAEPRVAEGYLGKENDYAVLACDGVWDVLTPEDVIREVRQSTDPQKGADRIVKKALDHGSTDNIIVIVIDLREYTGRMRRNTMEITAVTDYGAIKAVDSR